One Nerophis lumbriciformis linkage group LG21, RoL_Nlum_v2.1, whole genome shotgun sequence DNA segment encodes these proteins:
- the LOC133620779 gene encoding sodium-dependent neutral amino acid transporter B(0)AT1-like isoform X2 produces MDKSREGVEGDVKWENKIQYMLTAIGFAVGIGNVWRFPYLCQIYGGGIGSMVVSFLVCMFYNTILAWVFWYFFNSFQNPLPWSQCPLNVNRTGVDVECEKSTAVNYFWYRQTLNITTDIETSGSLQWWLVVCLACAWLLIYLCIIKGIQSMGKAVYVTTTLPYVVLTIFLIRALTLPGAADGLVYLFTPDWEILKNPQVWLDASTQIFFSLSVAFGGIIAISSYANEQNDCEKDAVVVGIINSATSLYAAISIFSILGFKANSGFNTCLKENILTLTNHFEFSDQNITTENYDHWVEYLNWTSPVELSSLQLRDCDLKTFLDQSASGTGLAFIVFTEAVLEMPGSQLWAVLFFLMLFSLGLSSMFGNAEGVLKPLADLELLPKSVPNEVVTGLFCLISFCLSLIFTMGSGNYWVEVFNSYVGSVPLLIIAFFETVGVVYIYGMKNFSEDIYFMTGKRPNVYWKICWTVISPLLLLVVLVAYVVLQTQKHPTYFAWNQDYKLFPKTEVKPYPNWVFAIIVLLCVMPVISIPLVALYKGIQKIMTMSSRHADPNPYSNGGFQMEAQ; encoded by the exons ATGGACAAAAGTAGGGAAGGCGTGGAGGGGGACGTCAAATGGGAAAACAAGATCCAGTACATGCTGACCGCTATCGGCTTTGCGGTGGGAATCGGGAACGTTTGGCGTTTTCCCTACTTGTGCCAAATCTACGGAGGAG GCATCGGCTCTATGGTTGTGTCTTTCCTGGTGTGCATGTTCTACAACACCATCCTGGCCTGGGTGTTTTGGTACTTTTTCAACTCCTTCCAGAACCCTCTACCTTGGAGCCAGTGTCCACTCAACGTTAATCGCACAG GCGTGGATGTGGAATGTGAGAAGAGCACGGCAGTCAATTACTTCTGGTACCGTCAGACGCTCAACATCACGACTGACATCGAGACCAGTGGTTCTCTGCAGTGGTGGTTGGTGGTCTGCCTGGCCTGCGCCTGGTTGTTGATCTATCTCTGTATCATCAAAGGAATCCAGTCCATGGGAAAG GCAGTTTATGTGACAACCACCTTGCCCTATGTGGTCTTGACCATCTTTCTGATCCGTGCCCTTACCCTGCCTGGAGCTGCAGATGGACTGGTCTATCTCTTCACTCCTGAT TGGGAGATACTGAAGAACCCTCAGGTGTGGCTAGATGCTTCCACCCAGATCTTCTTCTCTCTCTCAGTGGCCTTTGGAGGCATCATAGCGATCTCCAGCTATGCCAATGAACA AAATGACTGCGAAAAGGATGCAGTCGTCGTGGGAATAATCAACAGTGCCACATCTCTTTATGCAGCCATCTCCATCTTTTCCATCCTGGGTTTTAAAGCCAACAGCGGTTTTAACACCTGTCTTAAGGA AAACATCTTGACTTTGACCAACCACTTTGAGTTTTCCGACCAGAACATAACAACCGAGAACTACGACCACTGGGTTGAGTATCTGAATTGGACCAGTCCTGTCGAGCTCTCCAGCTTGCAACTGAGAGACTGTGACCTAAAAACATTCCTTGACCAG AGCGCTTCTGGAACCGGCCTGGCTTTTATCGTGTTCACTGAAGCAGTGCTGGAGATGCCTGGATCGCAGTTATGGGCTGTGTTGTTTTTCCTGATGCTCTTCAGCTTAGGTTTGTCCTCCATGTTTGGCAACGCGGAGGGAGTCCTCAAACCCCTTGCTGATCTGGAGCTGTTGCCCAAGTCGGTGCCCAATGAAGTTGTGACAG GGCTCTTCTGCTTGATTTCCTTTTGCCTTTCTCTCATCTTCACCATGGGCTCTGGGAACTACTGGGTGGAGGTCTTCAACAGCTATGTGGGCTCCGTCCCCTTGCTCATCATTGCATTCTTCGAAACAGTCGGAGTGGTGTACATCTATGGAATGAAAAA CTTCAGCGAGGACATCTATTTCATGACTGGGAAGAGACCCAATGTTTATTGGAAGATTTGTTGGACTGTTATCAGTCCTTTATTGCTCCTGGTAGTACTGGTGGCGTATGTGGTCCTCCAAACTCAGAAACACCCCACATACTTTGCATGGAACCAAGATTAt AAACTCTTTCCCAAAACCGAGGTCAAGCCTTACCCAAATTGGGTGTTTGCCATCATCGTGCTGCTCTGTGTAATGCCCGTGATCTCCATCCCCCTGGTGGCTCTCTACAAAGGCATCCAAAAGATCATGACCATGTCTTCTAGACATGCAGACCCGAACCCTTACAGCAATGGCGGCTTTCAGATGGAAGCGCAGTAA
- the LOC133620781 gene encoding sodium-dependent neutral amino acid transporter B(0)AT3-like translates to MPNEMEVSKVSPKEVEEDKEVTWDNKYQYLLTTIGFAVGLGNIWRFPYLCQIYGGGAFLIPYVLALVLEGIPLLYLEMAVGQRMRKGSIGVWTAISPLLAGVGISSMLVAFLVSLFYNAVLAWVLWYFYNSFRNPLPWTKCPQNASLTGVDAECVKSTPVDYFWYRRTLNITPNIETSGSLQWWLVLCLACAWFIIYICFFKGIKSMGKAVYVTTTLPYVVLTIFLVRAVSLPGATDGLSYLFTPDWQVLKNPQVWLDASTQIFFSLSVAFGGLIAFSSYNTKTNNCERDAILVGVINSVTSIYASISIFAILGFKANIALKNCQDTNLLILMSEFGVKGSRYSYTSTINCLEKTKPDRLHNLNLKPCDLKTFLDKSASGTGLAFIMFTQAVLEMPGSQVWAVLFFLMLFSLGLSSMFGLVEGVLSAVRDLKLVPKFIPNEVWTALFCFLAFLISLIFVQGSGSYWVGVFNSYVGSIPLLIIAFFEVIGVVYVHGMTNFSDDIYLMIGRRPHLYWQICWRFISPLMLLVVLLAYVALQATEKPKYDTWNPAYELFPEPEVKSYPDAVFVFIIFLCVLPVISIPVMAVYCWFKQRMSRPDVTLYRFEMFETPVFGGGDH, encoded by the exons ATGCCTAATGAGATGGAG GTGAGCAAGGTGAGTCCTAAAGAGGTggaggaggacaaggaggtgacGTGGGACAACAAGTATCAGTACTTGCTCACCACCATCGGCTTTGCAGTGGGACTGGGAAACATTTGGCGCTTTCCTTACCTGTGCCAGATCTATGGAGGCG GAGCCTTCCTCATCCCGTACGTGTTGGCCCTGGTGCTGGAGGGCATCCCCCTGCTCTACCTGGAGATGGCGGTGGGACAGAGGATGCGTAAAGGCAGCATTGGAGTCTGGACTGCTATCTCTCCCCTTCTGGCTGGAGTGG GTATCAGCTCCATGTTGGTAGCCTTCCTGGTGAGCCTCTTCTACAACGCGGTGCTGGCCTGGGTGCTGTGGTACTTCTACAACTCCTTCAGGAACCCTCTGCCCTGGACCAAGTGTCCCCAGAATGCAAGCTTGACAg GCGTGGATGCGGAATGTGTGAAGAGCACACCAGTCGATTACTTCTGGTACCGTCGGACGCTCAACATCACGCCGAACATCGAGACCAGCGGGTCTCTGCAGTGGTGGTTGGTGCTCTGCCTGGCCTGCGCCTGGTTCATCATCTACATCTGCTTCTTCAAGGGCATCAAGTCCATGGGCAAG GCAGTGTATGTGACAACCACCTTGCCCTATGTGGTCTTGACCATCTTCCTGGTCCGTGCCGTCAGCCTGCCTGGAGCTACGGATGGACTGTCCTATCTCTTCACTCCTGAT TGGCAGGTACTGAAGAACCCTCAGGTGTGGCTGGACGCCTCAACACAGATCTTCTTCTCTCTCTCGGTGGCCTTTGGAGGTCTGATTGCCTTCTCCAGCTACAATACCAAGAC AAACAACTGCGAGAGAGACGCGATCCTTGTGGGAGTAATCAACAGCGTCACGTCCATTTATGCATCCATCTCCATCTTTGCCATCCTGGGCTTTAAAGCCAACATAGCTCTGAAAAACTGTCAGGATAC AAACCTCTTGATTTTAATGTCCGAATTTGGTGTGAAAGGGAGCAGGTACAGCTACACTAGCACAATCAATTGTCTGGAGAAAACCAAGCCAGATAGGCTCCACAATCTCAACCTGAAACCGTGTGACCTCAAAACCTTCCTGGACAAG AGTGCTTCTGGCACGGGCCTGGCCTTCATCATGTTCACCCAAGCAGTGCTGGAGATGCCCGGCTCACAGGTGTGGGCCGTCTTGTTCTTCCTGATGCTCTTCAGCTTGGGCCTGTCCTCCATGTTTGGCCTTGTGGAGGGAGTCCTCAGTGCCGTCCGTGACCTCAAACTGGTGCCCAAGTTCATCCCCAATGAAGTCTGGACAG CGCTTTTCTGCTTCTTGGCCTTTTTGATATCGCTGATCTTCGTCCAAGGTTCTGGGAGCTACTGGGTGGGGGTCTTCAACAGCTACGTGGGCTCCATCCCTCTGCTCATCATCGCATTTTTTGAAGTGATCGGCGTGGTGTACGTCCACGGCATGACAAA TTTCAGTGACGACATCTACCTGATGATCGGGAGGAGGCCTCACCTGTACTGGCAGATCTGTTGGAGGTTCATCAGTCCTTTGATGCTCCTGGTGGTGTTGTTGGCGTACGTGGCGCTGCAGGCCACGGAGAAGCCCAAATATGACACCTGGAACCCTGCTTAT GAATTGTTTCCTGAACCGGAGGTGAAGTCCTACCCAGACGCAGTGTTTGTCTTCATCATCTTTCTGTGTGTGCTGCCCGTCATCTCCATCCCAGTCATGGCCGTCTACTGTTGGTTCAAGCAGCGCATGTCACGCCCTGACGTCACCTTGTACCGCTTTGAGATGTTTGAGACGCCAGTCTTTGGTGGTGGCGACCACTGA
- the LOC133620779 gene encoding sodium-dependent neutral amino acid transporter B(0)AT3-like isoform X1, translating into MDKSREGVEGDVKWENKIQYMLTAIGFAVGIGNVWRFPYLCQIYGGGAFLIPYLIALVFEGLPLLYLEMAIGQRLRKGSIGVWRSISPFLGGVGIGSMVVSFLVCMFYNTILAWVFWYFFNSFQNPLPWSQCPLNVNRTGVDVECEKSTAVNYFWYRQTLNITTDIETSGSLQWWLVVCLACAWLLIYLCIIKGIQSMGKAVYVTTTLPYVVLTIFLIRALTLPGAADGLVYLFTPDWEILKNPQVWLDASTQIFFSLSVAFGGIIAISSYANEQNDCEKDAVVVGIINSATSLYAAISIFSILGFKANSGFNTCLKENILTLTNHFEFSDQNITTENYDHWVEYLNWTSPVELSSLQLRDCDLKTFLDQSASGTGLAFIVFTEAVLEMPGSQLWAVLFFLMLFSLGLSSMFGNAEGVLKPLADLELLPKSVPNEVVTGLFCLISFCLSLIFTMGSGNYWVEVFNSYVGSVPLLIIAFFETVGVVYIYGMKNFSEDIYFMTGKRPNVYWKICWTVISPLLLLVVLVAYVVLQTQKHPTYFAWNQDYKLFPKTEVKPYPNWVFAIIVLLCVMPVISIPLVALYKGIQKIMTMSSRHADPNPYSNGGFQMEAQ; encoded by the exons ATGGACAAAAGTAGGGAAGGCGTGGAGGGGGACGTCAAATGGGAAAACAAGATCCAGTACATGCTGACCGCTATCGGCTTTGCGGTGGGAATCGGGAACGTTTGGCGTTTTCCCTACTTGTGCCAAATCTACGGAGGAG GAGCCTTCCTCATCCCCTACCTGATAGCGCTGGTGTTTGAGGGTCTCCCCCTGCTCTACCTGGAGATGGCCATAGGGCAGAGGCTGCGCAAAGGAAGCATCGGAGTCTGGAGGTCCATCTCGCCTTTTCTGGGGGGAGTTG GCATCGGCTCTATGGTTGTGTCTTTCCTGGTGTGCATGTTCTACAACACCATCCTGGCCTGGGTGTTTTGGTACTTTTTCAACTCCTTCCAGAACCCTCTACCTTGGAGCCAGTGTCCACTCAACGTTAATCGCACAG GCGTGGATGTGGAATGTGAGAAGAGCACGGCAGTCAATTACTTCTGGTACCGTCAGACGCTCAACATCACGACTGACATCGAGACCAGTGGTTCTCTGCAGTGGTGGTTGGTGGTCTGCCTGGCCTGCGCCTGGTTGTTGATCTATCTCTGTATCATCAAAGGAATCCAGTCCATGGGAAAG GCAGTTTATGTGACAACCACCTTGCCCTATGTGGTCTTGACCATCTTTCTGATCCGTGCCCTTACCCTGCCTGGAGCTGCAGATGGACTGGTCTATCTCTTCACTCCTGAT TGGGAGATACTGAAGAACCCTCAGGTGTGGCTAGATGCTTCCACCCAGATCTTCTTCTCTCTCTCAGTGGCCTTTGGAGGCATCATAGCGATCTCCAGCTATGCCAATGAACA AAATGACTGCGAAAAGGATGCAGTCGTCGTGGGAATAATCAACAGTGCCACATCTCTTTATGCAGCCATCTCCATCTTTTCCATCCTGGGTTTTAAAGCCAACAGCGGTTTTAACACCTGTCTTAAGGA AAACATCTTGACTTTGACCAACCACTTTGAGTTTTCCGACCAGAACATAACAACCGAGAACTACGACCACTGGGTTGAGTATCTGAATTGGACCAGTCCTGTCGAGCTCTCCAGCTTGCAACTGAGAGACTGTGACCTAAAAACATTCCTTGACCAG AGCGCTTCTGGAACCGGCCTGGCTTTTATCGTGTTCACTGAAGCAGTGCTGGAGATGCCTGGATCGCAGTTATGGGCTGTGTTGTTTTTCCTGATGCTCTTCAGCTTAGGTTTGTCCTCCATGTTTGGCAACGCGGAGGGAGTCCTCAAACCCCTTGCTGATCTGGAGCTGTTGCCCAAGTCGGTGCCCAATGAAGTTGTGACAG GGCTCTTCTGCTTGATTTCCTTTTGCCTTTCTCTCATCTTCACCATGGGCTCTGGGAACTACTGGGTGGAGGTCTTCAACAGCTATGTGGGCTCCGTCCCCTTGCTCATCATTGCATTCTTCGAAACAGTCGGAGTGGTGTACATCTATGGAATGAAAAA CTTCAGCGAGGACATCTATTTCATGACTGGGAAGAGACCCAATGTTTATTGGAAGATTTGTTGGACTGTTATCAGTCCTTTATTGCTCCTGGTAGTACTGGTGGCGTATGTGGTCCTCCAAACTCAGAAACACCCCACATACTTTGCATGGAACCAAGATTAt AAACTCTTTCCCAAAACCGAGGTCAAGCCTTACCCAAATTGGGTGTTTGCCATCATCGTGCTGCTCTGTGTAATGCCCGTGATCTCCATCCCCCTGGTGGCTCTCTACAAAGGCATCCAAAAGATCATGACCATGTCTTCTAGACATGCAGACCCGAACCCTTACAGCAATGGCGGCTTTCAGATGGAAGCGCAGTAA